One window from the genome of Salvia miltiorrhiza cultivar Shanhuang (shh) chromosome 7, IMPLAD_Smil_shh, whole genome shotgun sequence encodes:
- the LOC130994836 gene encoding probable glycosyltransferase At5g03795 encodes MGSDLSRKCQVESRRVVWIVALVLASVLVVQFFDMPYGGRVLSLFPMGTSQFNSSGVGYDGQQSNLNHSLPTRQQSQEGSVSKGNVVLGDLPDIKHTDEEDGMVRTASVVPEKASSSSEISPSAAAPDEEAGVADVSPSVSVTAAAPAPYEARVETYNASTSNSSTTALVSGGDARVAASPTSSTESAPSDVDGENVTSRNESNGALNSPVALDEHSSVVNSPPTEQPKIPEKSPSVSSISDMNDMLLHSRASSFSEAPLWSSAADQELLDARFQIEHTPIISKHPALYAPIYRNLTTFLKSYEIMEQKLKVYVYEDGDRPVFHNPRLRGIYASEGWFMKHMEASSQFVTSNPEEAHLFYLPFSSQLLVDYVYVKDSHSFDDINEFLKNYVDTIKARHPFWNRTDGADHFLIGCHDWATYETKRLMSKCIRAVCNSDIKEGFKFGKDVALPETHIRSPQNPMRVTGGRPASERTTLAFFAGKMHGDARAILLKHWENKDPDMQISGPIRKGYMWYMQNSKYCICAKGYEVNSPRVVEAILYGCVPVIVSDNFVPPFFDILNWETFAVFVLERDIPNLKTILVSISETRYAVMQHRVRRVRQHFLWHNVPQRYDIFHMILHSVWYNRVFRVSPK; translated from the exons ATGGGGTCGGATCTTAGTCGTAAATGTCAAGTAGAGTCTAGGAGAGTCGTGTGGATAGTAGCTCTGGTGCTTGCCTCGGTCTTAGTAGTTCAATTCTTCGACATGCCATATGGAGGCCGCGTGCTGTCGTTGTTCCCTATGGGGACGTCTCAGTTCAACTCGTCTGGTGTTGGATATGATGGGCAGCAGTCGAACCTGAATCACTCGTTGCCAACGAGGCAGCAGTCACAGGAGGGAAGTGTTTCCAAAGGAAACGTTGTGTTGGGAGACTTGCCGGATATCAAACACACGGATGAAGAGGATGGTATGGTGAGAACTGCTAGCGTCGTGCCAGAAAAGGCGAGCTCCTCGTCTGAGATTAGCCCGTCTGCAGCTGCACCAGACGAGGAGGCCGGTGTTGCTGATGTTAGTCCATCTGTTAGTGTCACGGCTGCAGCAccggcaccttatgaggcgagGGTTGAGACGTATAATGCTTCAACCTCGAATAGCAGCACTACAGCATTAGTCTCGGGCGGAGATGCAAGGGTTGCTGCAAGCCCGACATCATCGACTGAATCAGCACCTTCTGATGTAGACGGTGAAAACGTGACCTCTAGGAACGAGAGCAACGGGGCATTGAACAGTCCCGTTGCATTAGACGAGCATTCTTCCGTGGTAAACAGTCCTCCCACAGAACAACCCAAGATCCCTGAGAAAAGTCCCTCTGTATCATCAATATCAGACATGAATGATATGTTGCTCCACAGCCGTGCTTCGTCGTTTTCAGag GCTCCTTTATGGTCTTCAGCTGCTGATCAAGAGCTATTAGATGCAAGGTTCCAAATCGAGCACACACCGATCATCAGCAAACATCCGGCCCTATACGCCCCAATTTATCGAAATCTTACAACATTTTTGAA GAGCTACGAGATTATGGAGCAGAAGCTCAAGGTGTACGTCTACGAGGACGGAGATAGGCCCGTTTTCCACAATCCGAGGCTGAGAGGTATATACGCTTCCGAGGGATGGTTCATGAAACACATGGAAGCAAGTAGCCAATTCGTGACTAGCAATCCCGAAGAAGCTCACTTGTTTTACTTGCCATTTAGCTCTCAACTTCTCGTGGACTACGTCTACGTTAAAGACTCTCATTCTTTCGATGACATAAACGAGTTCTTGAAAAACTACGTCGACACAATCAAGGCTCGCCACCCTTTCTGGAACAGAACAGACGGGGCGGATCATTTCCTCATTGGTTGCCATGATTGG GCAACATATGAGACGAAGCGCCTCATGTCCAAGTGCATACGCGCAGTATGCAACTCGGACATCAAAGAAGGATTCAAATTCGGCAAGGATGTCGCACTTCCAGAGACACACATCCGATCGCCTCAAAATCCGATGAGAGTGACCGGAGGCAGGCCTGCCTCCGAGCGGACCACCCTCGCCTTCTTTGCTGGCAAGATGCACGGTGACGCCCGTGCCATCTTGCTCAAGCACTGGGAGAACAAGGACCCGGACATGCAGATATCCGGGCCGATACGGAAGGGCTACATGTGGTACATGCAGAACAGCAAGTACTGCATATGCGCCAAGGGATACGAGGTCAACAGCCCGAGGGTGGTCGAGGCCATCTTATACGGCTGCGTGCCCGTGATCGTCTCGGACAACTTCGTGCCCCCGTTCTTCGACATCTTGAACTGGGAGACATTCGCGGTGTTTGTCCTCGAGAGAGACATCCCGAACCTCAAGACCATCCTCGTCTCGATTTCGGAGACGAGGTACGCCGTGATGCAGCACCGGGTACGGCGGGTGAGGCAGCATTTCCTTTGGCACAATGTGCCTCAAAGGTATGATATCTTTCACATGATACTTCACTCTGTTTGGTACAATAGAGTGTTTCGTGTGTCGCCAAAGTGA